Sequence from the Sphingomonas koreensis genome:
GCGACCTCGAACGTCGTCGCGGTACCGAAATCGATGACGATCAGGTCGCCGGGGTGCTTGTCGTGCGCGGCGATGATGTTGAGCGCGCGGTCGGCGCCCATGCTCTGCGGCTCCTCGACATCGAGGCGGATCGGCCAGCCATCCTTGCCCGCGATCACCGCGTCGGTCTTGAAATATTTGCTCGCCAGCACCTGGAGGTTGTGGAGCGCGCGCGGGACAACGGTGCCGACGATCACGCCGGTCACGTCACTGCGATCGAACCCCTCGAGCGCGAGAAGCTGGCTGAGCCACACGGCATATTCGTCGGCGGTGCGGCGCGGATCGGTGGCGATGCGCCAACGGGCCTTGATCTCGCGGCCTTCCAGCAGCGCGAAGACGACATTGGTGTTGCCGGCGTCGATGGCGAGCAGCATCCGGGAACCCCCTTAAATCAGGAACACGTCGCCAGCGTGAATGACACGCCGTTCGCCCGAGGCCAAGCGCAGGATGAGCGCGCCGTCGCCGGTAAGCCCATCGAACAGCCCGTCGATCGCCTCGCCATCGGGCAGACGCGCGGTGAGTGCGGTGCCCGGGGCATGGGCGCGATCGAGCCAGCGCAGGCGGAGCGGATCGAGTCCCTCCTGCCGCCAGCGCGACAGCCAGCGCGCGAAACTCTCGACGAGGACCTCGAGGAAGGTGGCGGGAT
This genomic interval carries:
- a CDS encoding type III pantothenate kinase, yielding MLLAIDAGNTNVVFALLEGREIKARWRIATDPRRTADEYAVWLSQLLALEGFDRSDVTGVIVGTVVPRALHNLQVLASKYFKTDAVIAGKDGWPIRLDVEEPQSMGADRALNIIAAHDKHPGDLIVIDFGTATTFEVADYEGAYKGGIIAPGINLSLDALVSAAAKLPRVAIEAPKTTSVIGLNTADQMHIGIYWGYIAMIEGLLARVKAQIGRPVKVIATGGLAVLFEKQTDAFDVIEPDLTIQGLAILWERQRA